The following proteins come from a genomic window of Bubalus kerabau isolate K-KA32 ecotype Philippines breed swamp buffalo chromosome 20, PCC_UOA_SB_1v2, whole genome shotgun sequence:
- the EIF1B gene encoding eukaryotic translation initiation factor 1b, which yields MSTIQNLQSFDPFADATKGDDLLPAGTEDYIHIRIQQRNGRKTLTTVQGIADDYDKKKLVKAFKKKFACNGTVIEHPEYGEVIQLQGDQRKNICQFLLEVGIVKEEQLKVHGF from the exons ATGTCCACTATCCAGAACCTCCAATCTTTCG ACCCCTTTGCTGATGCAACTAAGGGTGACGACTTACTCCCGGCAGGGACTGAGGATTACATTCATATAAGAATCCAGCAACGGAACGGCAGGAAGACACTGACTACTGTTCAGGGCATTGCGGATGATTATGACAAAAAGAAACTTGTGAAAGCTTTCAAAAAG AAATTTGCCTGTAATGGTACTGTGATTGAACATCCGGAATACGGAGAGGTTATTCAGCTTCAAggtgaccaaaggaaaaacatttGCCAGTTTCTCTTGGAG gtTGGCATTGTCAAGGAGGAACAGCTTAAGGTTCATGGATTCTAA